From one Triticum aestivum cultivar Chinese Spring chromosome 4B, IWGSC CS RefSeq v2.1, whole genome shotgun sequence genomic stretch:
- the LOC123089422 gene encoding chitinase 11-like, protein MRVFGLLAVSGAALLLAAAGTASGSVASILTRDTFYSMLRQGHHGGGDGGCDGGAFYTYNAFVEAASTFRGFGTTGDQATRRRKLAAFFAQTSHETTGYCWVKQRSPAGDQYYGRGPMQLIQ, encoded by the exons ATGAGGGTTTTCGGGCTGCTCGCTGTCTCCGGCGCGGCGCTGCTGCTGGCCGCGGCCGGCACGGCAAGCGGCAGCGTGGCGTCGATCCTCACGCGGGACACGTTCTACTCCATGCTGAGGCAAGGCCaccacggcggcggcgacggcgggtgcGACGGGGGCGCCTTCTACACCTACAACGCGTTCGTGGAGGCCGCGAGCACGTTCCGCGGCTTCGGCACCACCGGCGACCAGGCCACCCGCCGCCGGAAgctcgccgccttcttcgcgcagACTTCCCACGAGACAACCG GTTACTGCTGGGTGAAACAACGGAGCCCGGCCGGCGATCAGTACTACGGGCGAGGTCCCATGCAACTCATTCAGTAA